A section of the Vicinamibacterales bacterium genome encodes:
- a CDS encoding serine hydrolase domain-containing protein produces the protein MRRQGHGQLVTLDAASLLEKAIAARAFPGASVEAGRHDGVLWSGAFGRLTYAEDAPPVTADTVYDLASLTKVIATTSRAMEAVEAGALTLETRVADRLPEWRGTDRDVVTIADLLEHASGLTAYLPFFRDHHGRAEFQRAICTLPLEYAPRTRSIYSDLGFILLGFILDDVGFTLDRQSIADHIVFNPPRSWKDRTAPTELDLWRGRLIQGEVHDENAWALGGVAGHAGMFGTAASVGSFARQVLNGLRGAGTFARPATFARFVKRSAVPGSSRALGWDTMLPTSSCGTRFTARAIGHTGFTGTSLWIDPDLDLYAVLLTNRVHPSRDNNAIQPVRRSLHDAIVKLAADGR, from the coding sequence ATTCGCCGCCAAGGCCACGGGCAGCTCGTCACGCTAGACGCGGCCTCGCTCCTCGAGAAGGCGATCGCCGCCCGCGCCTTTCCGGGCGCCTCGGTCGAAGCCGGCAGACACGACGGCGTGCTGTGGAGCGGCGCCTTCGGACGCCTCACCTACGCGGAAGACGCGCCGCCAGTCACCGCCGACACCGTGTACGACCTCGCCTCGCTCACCAAGGTCATCGCGACGACGTCGCGGGCGATGGAGGCGGTGGAAGCGGGTGCCCTGACGCTCGAAACGCGCGTCGCGGATCGTCTGCCCGAATGGCGCGGGACGGATCGTGACGTGGTGACGATCGCCGACCTGCTGGAGCACGCCTCCGGTCTCACCGCGTACCTGCCGTTCTTCCGCGACCATCACGGGCGCGCCGAGTTCCAGCGCGCCATCTGCACGCTGCCGCTGGAATACGCACCGCGCACGCGGTCGATCTATTCGGACCTCGGGTTCATCCTGCTCGGCTTCATCCTCGATGACGTCGGCTTCACGCTCGATCGGCAGTCGATTGCCGATCACATCGTGTTCAATCCCCCGCGAAGCTGGAAGGATCGCACCGCGCCCACGGAGCTCGATCTCTGGCGCGGACGGCTGATCCAGGGTGAAGTGCACGACGAGAACGCGTGGGCGCTGGGGGGCGTCGCCGGACACGCCGGGATGTTCGGCACCGCGGCGTCCGTGGGATCGTTCGCGCGCCAGGTGTTGAACGGACTGCGCGGCGCCGGCACGTTCGCGCGGCCCGCGACCTTCGCGCGCTTCGTGAAACGATCCGCTGTCCCCGGCAGCTCGCGCGCGCTCGGCTGGGACACGATGCTCCCCACCTCGTCGTGCGGCACCCGGTTCACCGCACGCGCGATCGGCCACACCGGTTTCACGGGAACGTCGCTGTGGATCGATCCGGACCTGGATCTCTACGCCGTGCTGCTCACCAATC